The genomic window AATCTTCTTTCCCAGGAGGGAGTAAGCATCGTATTCAGTCCGGGCGCAGCGGAGATGTACCCGGCGGGGTTTTGCACCGCGGTAGTTCCTGAATCTCTGGAAGACAAGCTCTGCGGGAAATCGCGTCCAGGGCATTTTCGGGGCGTCGCCGTCGTTGTGCTGAAACTCTTTAATCTCATACAACCGGACGTTGCCTATTTCGGGCAAAAAGACTTCCAGCAAACCGTGGTGATCAAGCGAATTGTTTCCGATCTCAGCGTGGGTGTTGCGATAAAAGTACTGCCGACGATCCGGGATCAGAATGGGCTGGCCTTGAGTTCCAGAAATGCCTATCTTAGTGAAACAGAAAGAAACGATGCCTTTTGTTTGTACACGGCGCTGACAAAGGCAAAGGCTATGGTAAATACCGGAATGACCGACACAGAAAAAATTCTCCGGGAAATGGAGGAAATTATTACCCGTTGCAAGTCAGCAACGATTGATTATATCGCCATAGTGAATCCTGAAACCCTTGGAGCAGTGCCAAAGGCACGGAACGGCGATGTTGTTGCCCTGGCGGTCAGAATTGGCAAGACGCGACTTATTGATAATGTCATACTCATCCTTATGATTGCGCTCTGTTGTCTGGGGTTGTAGGAGGGGATGTTTTTTTCTCGTGTATTATCACAGTTTCTTTTTTTGATCTTTTCCTCCCTGGCAAAAACTGCAACCCATGGTGATTATTTCAAAAATTCTTATTCGCATCCCGCTGTTTTCCATCTGGTGCTTTCCCTTAGCGACGGTAAATGCCCAGGAGGGTGAAACAGGGATGAAGTTGGTGAATCAAATGCCTGATTATGGTCTGCCTGATCAGAAACGCGTCGATGAATTTCTTCTCGATTTCAAAAAGCCCACCGGTCATATTTCCCGGGAGCAACGCGCTGGAAAACTCGACGATCGTATTCGCAATGCCAGGCTGACCCTGGCCGACAAGATCGAAGCCTTTAAAAGGGTGGCGCCACGGGCAGATGCAACTAGCCAACGGAAGGAGTTGCGTATGGAACGACTGCTCATTTCGGTTGCACCGGAGGACCTGCCCCTGTTTAAGTTCGTCCTGGAATATGACGGGGACTACAAGGATATGGTGGAGTACGTATTTAGCGATATTGATGACAAGGAGTGCCAGGGACGGATTCTCAATTATCTCCGAACCGTGAAACAGCAGGCTGGCATAAAAGTTCTTACCGATGTTGACGACACGATGTACGCTAATCTTATTGATGACCGTTATCCAGGGGAAACCCGGTATCCGGGCGTCCTGGAGTTCTACGATTCTCTGAAACAGGAGCCATTTGATCTGCAGGTAATACCGGTAACAACCTTGTCGGCGCGCCCCAATCCGATTGCCGGCATCATGGAGGAGGACAGCCTTAAGAAGCTGGGGAATTTCAGCGATAGTACGGGCAGGCGGCTGTGTCCGAGTGCATTGTCGGGAGACCTTGGCAGTTCAGTCATTGGCACTGTGGAGACCCTTTTACGGGAAAAGCTTCATCCGCTCCACGACAAGATTCCCCATGGCCAGGAGAACAAGATTGGCGAGGTGAAGTTTATGAATTTCGAGAAGTTTTCAAAGGTCTACCCAGAATATCGCTATGTTTTTGCTGGTGATTCAGGACAGGCAGACGCACTTACGGCACAAAAGATGATCACCAGCGAGCCTGCGGGAGAGGCGGCAAGGGTTATCACCACCTTTATTCATGACCTCAGGGAATCCGATGCCGATGTGAAATCAGTGAGTCCGGCATTCAGAAGTCTGAAACCCGATATCGTAATCAGGAAAACATCCCCTCAGGGCCGGGGAGTTATCGTATTCAGGAACTACATCGATGCGGCGGTGACTGCCTGTCTGCATTCGGCGACCCTTGAGAATCTGATTACTGCGGAGGAACTTGCCGAAATCACCTGGGCGGCACTTCGTCAGTTTCAGATAATTGATTTCAAGGGCAAAGAGGCTTCAAAAATGCGGCTTCGGGCACAGTACCGGGAGGACGCCGAAGAGTCATTGAAACTTCTGACAAAAAAGCCTTCCGTGCCACAGGAAGTTCTCAGGAAAATCCGCAGCATCCTCGATGAAAAGTTTCAGCAATAAAAATGAAGCGGTTTTTCCGAATTCCTTATTTCTAGCCTGAAAACTACAATCAATACTACCATCTCTCAATGTCCTGCTTTTTGCGTGTCTTTTGTGCCGCAGTTTCCGTAAGCGCTTTCATATCAAGGGCTGAAGCAATCAATCGCGAACAAGAGAACTCCCGGCCCTTCTCCATCAAAACAGAGCGGTTAGGCAGTTTTCACCGTGATCGCCTCCAATGGGCAACACTTTTCAAATCCGGGCTTGATGTCCCAGTCGGCAGCTTTACCGGCAATAATCTTTGCCTTATCATCGACCACGTCAATTACCCCATTCGCGTTTGCAACGCAGATTCCGCAGCCTACACATCGTCCCTGATCTATGTTCACGGTAATATTCTCACCATCTTTTTTGAAATGCGCCTCATCAAGATACTTGATCGGTTCCTGATCAGAAATGGCGTCTGCATGTGCCGGTAAATGTTTTTTTAACAGCTGGCGGCCTGCCCGGTCATAATGAAATATTGACCGTCCGCAGCGTTCGCAGGTATGTAACTCCTGCAACTTTTCCAGGTAGTCCATCACCGTTTGCACTACGGTGGCGTGGCTCCATGTCAGGGGAGAAACCGAGAGCGGTTCTCCGGTGTACGGGTTGATCTGCTCTGCCAGCACGCCGGAGGGCAGGGCGCGCGACACGGTCCACCTGAGATAATTTACCACCCGTTCGAGATCTTCGACAGACTTTGCTATTGACACGTAGTATTGTGCCAGCCACATGGTACAGACGATCCACGGGTTTCCCGGAATAGCGCCGTCGTTTCCGATGCGCTGGTACCCGTCATTCTCGTACCGGGCAATTCCGCCGATCCTGGTCCTGACCCATAAGGCAGATTCGATTGCCTTCATCGTATTTTGTATCTTGATGTCAAAGGGATCATACACGCCAAAGGCGAACATGCCATACAGGCTGGCATCAATGGTGGCGTCTTGTTCATAGTTTTCGTCTTTGATTATGAGGGGGCCGCCTTCCTTTGGATAGATCATGCGCAGGAATCTCTGGTGTTTCTCGCTGTACAGATATTGATCAATTGCCTCTTTAATCTTTGCTGCAGTTTCACGATATAGTGAGGCCTTTTCCGTGTGGTAAAAGATATCAGAGAGGTTTGCTGCTGCTATGAGTCCGCCATAGACGGTGGCGGCGGTAAAGGAGAGGATACCGCGCCTTTCTTCCCACAGGTCATAGGAAGGAAGCGGCAAGCCGGTCTCTTCATCCCGGTAGCTCACCAGAAAGTCCGCCGCTTTTTCCACAAAGGAATGATAGAGAGGGCGTATCTCGTCCATTCTTCGGTACAGATCGTAGTAACGCCATATTGCCCACAGGATCAGGGCTGTTTCATCTTCCTGAATGGGCACATGTATCTCGTCCCCCTTTACCCAGGGGTGCCAGGAACTACCGAAAGAACCGTCGGGGTTATACTTGTGCAATAAAAATCCATCTTCCACCATAACGCTTGCACAGAAATTGTATGGCGTAATGGTATTTGCACAAAAGTTAAAAAAATTCCCGCAGGTCGTCGTGTAACCGGCCTTCATGAGGGCATAGGAGACCATTGCTCCGTCCCGTGGCCACATATAACTATAGGTGTCTTTAGCGAATTGCTTAATATCAGAATCGTTTGCTGCAATGATAGCGCCGCCACTGTCTATCTGGGTCATAAGAACTAACAGGCTTCTTTTAAAAAGGCCAACAACGTCCGCCGGCAGATTCCCGAAGTTAAACTCCTCCTTATTTACCCAATGTCGCCAGTAACTCGCTGTTCTGTCGATTATCTTTTGTGGCTTATCATGCACAAGGATGTCATTCAGGGCATCTACCTCACCGTAATTCCTGCCGGCAGCGATCCAATAATAGACAACGGCCTCGCCATGGGGTGGAATTTCCAGGGGAATGCCAATGGTCGAGTCAACCGAACCCTGTGCAATGGGATTTCCGCCCAGGATTCCATCTTCTGCGTCACGCCATGTTCCTTCTGCGCCGCGAAGTCTCTTAATCCCCGTCGCATATTCTCTCACCCCCCAGACATCTCCGGCAGAGCAATTGATCAAAAAATACCGCGGCCCTTTATAATGAACAAGGCAATTCTGCTTTGCATCGTAAAATACGGTATCGCCGATCTCATTTTCCATGACGCTTAGATCCTGATGGAAAAAAAGGCGGACTCCTCTCTCATATTTTCTGAGATTCCGGACAAGTACCTTACGGACGTAGATGTTCTTCTCAAAATCGACGGCATCGTTGCAGACAAGCTGAAGCCCCAGCCTTTCATGGGACGCCCGGACGTCCGTCACGAGGGTTTCGTTCAAATATCCCAGGGCAATCCTCCAGTCTCTTGCATTAACCCACGAAAAGCCTTCTTGTGTCCATACGCCGAATCGGCTGGGATAGCCGAGGGTTTGATTTTCCTTGCCAACACGCGGGTAATACAAATCCCTGATAGTGTAGTCTGCGTCAAATGCGATCAAAAATGAACCGTTTCCAACGGGGATATCTCTAGGCACAATCGTCTTCCTTCTGATAGTTTATGTGTTCCATGATATAATTTTCTCCGCGAGCCAGGGATGCCATAACTGCTGTTCGATGCAAGGTCATTCCTCCTCCCCGTCTTCTTTGCCGATGGGTGGCGCAAAGGCACACTCCAGAATATTCCTGCCTTCTACGTCCATTTCCCGCTTTGTCATTTGATGTAATGCCTGATTGTAAGGATTTCCTGGTATTATTAATTACCCGCCGATTTCAAGCCGATCCAACAAACTTTTTGAGATGCAGGCGGTACAGGCCGTAACGATAGTCACTTCATGTTATGCTTTTACAATAAAAAACGATTGAAATTAATAACAATCATTGTTTACTCAAAACGGAGAGTAACATAAGTTTTTTCCCAAACCCTTGTGTCGTTGCCTTTTCTCTCGTTATGCTATACCGACACTTTTTCAATCTCCTTGAGCGCTGGAAGAATTTTGTCTTTATTCTTTTTGACACAATTTAACACTTCTATACCTACAATATTGTCATTTTCATCATAGTCAACAATTACGTCTTTTTCTACCTCATCGCTCTCAATTGCCTTTTTCCTGCTAATTTCAATATATAGAGCATCAACATCCTTATCATATGTTATTTTCATCTTTATATCCTTTTTTAGTCGCTCCCCTGTCAAAATACGACGGTACTATTTTCTTTGAAATGGGATTCAACACAACTTTCAAACACTTCTTATCCCGTTCTTCAATTTTTTTGAAATAGTGAACTTCGACCTCTGAAATTTCAACCTTGTAGTCATATTTTTCTATTGTTTCTACAATCCATCTTTCGTGATAATTTTCTGTCTTTGAGTTTCAAATCACCTGCTTGGGAGCAAGATAAAATTTTGGAAAGTAATTGTAGCATTCCAAAGCTCAATGATTGTAGCCCTTTCCACCACATATAGCACATATAGGATAAGTAAGTACATGTTTATCGCATTTTTCCCCCGGCAGGCCACGCCCACATTTTGGGCACTCTCTCCAGATTTTATGCGATTCTTCTCGAATAGTTGTGTTGCTGCGGCAAATACCAGTTCCTTCGCAATGTACACACTTGACTACTTTGAAACCGTTTATGTCTATTATTTTCAACGGAGTCTTCGTAATAATTCACCTCCATTATTTTGAATACCGGTAAAAATGCATTATAAAAAAATTTTACCGGCTTCATAAAAAGCTTCTATGCTATAGTCTTGTACATACAACACAATTTCTGTTTGAAAAACGTAACAATAACCTTGTAATTTGTGTTTTGATTTTTTTCATTTTACAGCCCGCCTTGTCTGGGTTACTTATCCCTTAATGACGCACAACGGCTTGAGCTGAACGACTTTTTTGCTGATACCGGCGCGGTCTACCACATCCACAACCTCTGTTACGTCTTTATATGCCTCCGGCATCTCCTCAACGAGTGTGGCCCTGCTGTCTGCACGGACAAGGATTCCCCTTTCCCTGAGTTCCACGGCGATATTTCTTCCTTTGGCCGATCGTGTCGCCTGGTTTCTGCTCATGACGCGCCCTGCGCCATGGCAGGTGCTGCCAAAGGTGTGAGTATAGGCCTTCTCTGTGCCTACGAGCACATAAGAACAGCGACCCATGTCGCCTGGTATTAATACCGGTTGTCCCACGGATTTATAGACATCCGGCGTATTCGGGTGATGGGGGGGGAATGCACGGGTTGCCCCTTTGCGATGAACGCACAGGCGCCTTTTCTTACCCTCCACGATATGTTCCTCAAATTTGGCGATGTTATGACCCACGTCATAGATCGTGGCTATTTTGGACTCCTTCTGGCTTATGTTCAGCGCCCTTTCAAAGGATTCCCGGACCCAGTGGGTGATCATCTGGCGATTGGCAAATGCATAATTGGCAGCGCAGGCCATGGCGGCAAGATATTCACGCCCTTCCGGAGAGTTAATCGGGGCGCAGCAAAGTTGCCGGTCAGGGAGTTCTATGTTATATTTTCGTGACGCATTAATCATGAGCCGGAGGAAGTCGTCGCACACCTGATAACCCAATCCCCTGGAACCCGTATGCACCACGATCGTAATTCCGCCCTCTTCGAGTCCCAGCACCCGGGCAACGCTCTCATCATACACCTCCGAGACATAGCCAACCTCAACAAAATGATTTCCGGAGCCCAGGGTGCCTAATTGTGCCAGGCCACGTTCAATAGCCCGATCTGAAATCAGCTCCGGGTCTGCTCCGGCAATGCAACCCTGTTCTTCGATGTGCTCCAGGTCTTCTTTTGTTCCATACCCCTGTGAGACTGCCCATCGCGCCCCGTTTTTGAGCACGCTTTTTTCATCCTGCTGCGAAAGCTTTAAATCCTTGCGATGCGACCCGACCCCCGATGGGATATTGCTAAAGAGGGTGTTAACCAGGGATTCCAGGGCGCTGGCAATTTCTTTCTGGTAAAGTCCCGTCCTCAGCAATCGCACCCCGCAGTTGATGTCGTACCCCACGCCACCCGGCGACACTACGCCCTCATCAACGTCAAATGCAGCTACGCCGCCAATAGGAAAGCCGTATCCCCAATGAATATCAGGCATTCCCAGCGAGTGCCCGATGATCCCCGGCAGATGCGCGACATTAATCACCTGCTGCAGACTTTCGTCTTTTTGGATTTCTTTCATCATCTGTTCGTTAGCATACACGATTCCATCCACGCGCATCTTGCCTTCTCTTGGGATACGCCAGCGATAATCATCGATCTTCTGAATTTTATATTTGTCATCTGCCATACAACAAAACTCCTTTTCCCTGCAAACAGGTGTTCGATCGTTATCGGTTGGCTTTGGCTCAACAGATAAACGGTGATAGGGGCGAACGTCCGTTCGCCCCTACAAGTCGTAACAATTTAGTTTTTTGAAAAATCCCGAAGGGATGACATGATTATAGAAAAAGCGCGCTGAATAGATACGAGAATTTTTCAAAAAGCTACATTGTTACTACAAATCAAATATGACCCGCGCCTTCCAACGATCGCCTTCCTGGACAATGGATAAGCAATGGTAAGTAACCGCCTTGATCTCCGTTTTTATCACGTGTTTATCATCGCGAATCACATCGCCCCGTACGGTTGCATTGAGCTGGTGGTCCGTCATGTCCACAATGCAAAAATCCCTGAAGAGGAGATTTTTTACGTCATGGAGGTATAATAACTCATGTAACCAGTTCACCAGCAATTGTTCTTTGTCTATCCCGGAAATGCTTACGGTACAGGTGATCTTGCCTTCCACGTTTGACAGATCGGTAATGATATCAAATAAGGCAAATGCTGCATTGGTAAATAATTCCTGCAATGAGTTGCCAAAGACGTCAATTCCGATATCGGCAGTGTGGTCTATGAGGATATAGTTCTTCATGCATACATGAGACAGATTTGAGCAGCAAATTCCTTACTTCTCTATAAAGACGGCCAGGAGGGGCCAATGCGTTTCATCGCTGGTTCAATCGTCCTCGATTGAACCGGAACAATTAGCGTAATTCCATCTCACCGGGCTAGTTTAAGACTTAAAGCACCGTTCAAAGATATGGTTCAGTCTGCAAGATTGAACCAGCCCTGAGCAGTGAGGACCAACTCGTTTTTCCATGCCATCCCGAGTGCTGCATAACTAAAATGCAATCCTGTACGGCCGGATTACCTCACGGCATGATAAAGTCATGCTCAGGATGTCTGATAGTAAGCACGGGACAGGGGGCCTTACGGACTACCTTTTCCGCCACACTGCCCATGATTGCATGCGATATGCCGGTCCTGCCGTGCGTGCCAATCACGATCATATCGGCCTTGTATTCCTTTGCGGCCCTGATGATCTCGGCAAACGGAACCCCCTGGATAATACGGGCTTCAACCGCTATCTTGCCTCTCGTATCGTCCGTTACGCATCTGAGCAGCCTCTCCCGCAGTTTTGCAATGGTCTCTTCGTCCACAATGTTGACGTCGTACAGGTCCGGATTATTAATGTCGTAAACACGGATATCCAGGACGTGAATCAGACAGAGCTTTGCCTGGTATTTTTCCGCAAATTCGATCGCATATTTCAGCGCCATCTCTGAATAAACCGAGTAGTCAATCGGGCAGAGTATATTTTTGATACAGATCATGTGTCTCTCCTCCCTTTATAGTATTACCGTATAAAATCTTTTTTATTTGTACTGATTTAGTTTGTTTGGTAACAATGCAGTTTTTTGAAAATTTCTCGTATCTATTTAGCGCACTTTTGCTCGCCATCACCACGAGTGGACAAGATAGTGATGCTGTAATCCCGAAGGGAGTCATGATTATAGCAGAACGCGGCACAGCCGCAACCAATTCTCCGTTGTAAAAGCGGGAGATTGCTTCGGACAAGACCCTCGCAATGACAACGTACCGTATGTCATCAAAGACATAGCCCGTGTCATTGCGAGGGGTCTTGTCCGAAGCAATCCTTCTCTTATAAACAAACGGCACCTTCTGATAAGGGGTAAATAGGGTTGCGAAAAAACTTGCAAAAAAGTAACACTTTAGTTTTTTGAAAAGATAGGGGCGAAGCATTTGCCTGCTTGGGGTGTGAATACCTTTATGCCAATGTATGGCAAGTGCTTCTCCCCTACACCGTGCGGCAACATCGTTATTATTGTAATTTTTCAAAAAACTAAAGTGTTACCAGAAAAAGAAGTTTTTACACAGTAATATTTTATAGTGTTATGCAATTATGGTCAACCCCGCAGGGGGGCATCGTATTGCGATTTTCCCGATATTTTACCCTTGCGAGGCTGAATAGGGCGGCGCGGTTTTTCTCTAATCATGACATCCCTTCGGGATTTTTCAAAAAGCTAAAGTGTTACCATTCCTTTAATTCAGCCTTACCCGTTTGCTTTCTGCTGGGTCTTTTTTGCCATCTTTGCCGCATAGAGCGAACTGCTTGCCTGTTCAATCAAATCGGTAATGGTTTTGGTCGTTCTGGCAAGAGAACTTGACCCTGTCGTTATCCGGAAATGAACGCTTATATTTTTCTCATCGTCCGTAACGAAGCATTTTTCTACGGCGCTTACCAGGAGATCGGTAACCCGCTTCAATTCTTCGTCATCAATTTCCGGCAGGATAATGAAGAACTCGTCATCTCCAAACCGGGAAACCACGTCGGACGATCGAATCTGTTTTTGGAGGCATTTTGAAATTTCTGTAAGAATGCGATTTCCCATAAAATATCCGTACCGGCTATTAATAGCCTCAAGCTGGTCGATATCCATCAGAAGGCATGATAACGCCTTGTTTTGATCTAACGCCCGGTTAAATTCGTTTTGCAGGATTACGAGGGAATATCGCCTGTTGTAAGCATTCGTCAGACTATCGCGCACCGCATGGTGATTGACTATATCGTTTAACTGATGCACCCGGGCATTGAGGGTTTCTAAATCCTTATCGGCTATTTTCTTTTCATCCGTATTCTGCAGAATGCCGTTGTAGTGGGTTACGTTACCCCATTCATTCCTGATAGGATTGAGATAATCGGAAACCCAGGTA from Candidatus Brocadia sp. includes these protein-coding regions:
- a CDS encoding RtcB family protein codes for the protein MADDKYKIQKIDDYRWRIPREGKMRVDGIVYANEQMMKEIQKDESLQQVINVAHLPGIIGHSLGMPDIHWGYGFPIGGVAAFDVDEGVVSPGGVGYDINCGVRLLRTGLYQKEIASALESLVNTLFSNIPSGVGSHRKDLKLSQQDEKSVLKNGARWAVSQGYGTKEDLEHIEEQGCIAGADPELISDRAIERGLAQLGTLGSGNHFVEVGYVSEVYDESVARVLGLEEGGITIVVHTGSRGLGYQVCDDFLRLMINASRKYNIELPDRQLCCAPINSPEGREYLAAMACAANYAFANRQMITHWVRESFERALNISQKESKIATIYDVGHNIAKFEEHIVEGKKRRLCVHRKGATRAFPPHHPNTPDVYKSVGQPVLIPGDMGRCSYVLVGTEKAYTHTFGSTCHGAGRVMSRNQATRSAKGRNIAVELRERGILVRADSRATLVEEMPEAYKDVTEVVDVVDRAGISKKVVQLKPLCVIKG
- a CDS encoding DUF2283 domain-containing protein; this encodes MKITYDKDVDALYIEISRKKAIESDEVEKDVIVDYDENDNIVGIEVLNCVKKNKDKILPALKEIEKVSV
- the panC gene encoding pantoate--beta-alanine ligase: MQALRQHIRALKENRSTIGLVPTMGALHEGHLSLVREAKKENDTVVVSVFVNPLQFGKNEDFARYPRTLDNDCNLLSQEGVSIVFSPGAAEMYPAGFCTAVVPESLEDKLCGKSRPGHFRGVAVVVLKLFNLIQPDVAYFGQKDFQQTVVIKRIVSDLSVGVAIKVLPTIRDQNGLALSSRNAYLSETERNDAFCLYTALTKAKAMVNTGMTDTEKILREMEEIITRCKSATIDYIAIVNPETLGAVPKARNGDVVALAVRIGKTRLIDNVILILMIALCCLGL
- a CDS encoding sensor domain-containing diguanylate cyclase produces the protein MTLKNVIVRYPYCAIGTLIALNCAMVRIFKLNGIIFGLIALAFCCTLQFLVYNEGHRESGKKEPNAFLEGLFYRVMNTVPETVYISLFDGSLKYISDGIEKLAGHKPEDLYKTRNSLLQLIHPDDREKVLELIRKLQSGGDGRIEYRLLKGDGSYTWVSDYLNPIRNEWGNVTHYNGILQNTDEKKIADKDLETLNARVHQLNDIVNHHAVRDSLTNAYNRRYSLVILQNEFNRALDQNKALSCLLMDIDQLEAINSRYGYFMGNRILTEISKCLQKQIRSSDVVSRFGDDEFFIILPEIDDEELKRVTDLLVSAVEKCFVTDDEKNISVHFRITTGSSSLARTTKTITDLIEQASSSLYAAKMAKKTQQKANG
- a CDS encoding archease, which gives rise to MKNYILIDHTADIGIDVFGNSLQELFTNAAFALFDIITDLSNVEGKITCTVSISGIDKEQLLVNWLHELLYLHDVKNLLFRDFCIVDMTDHQLNATVRGDVIRDDKHVIKTEIKAVTYHCLSIVQEGDRWKARVIFDL
- a CDS encoding universal stress protein encodes the protein MICIKNILCPIDYSVYSEMALKYAIEFAEKYQAKLCLIHVLDIRVYDINNPDLYDVNIVDEETIAKLRERLLRCVTDDTRGKIAVEARIIQGVPFAEIIRAAKEYKADMIVIGTHGRTGISHAIMGSVAEKVVRKAPCPVLTIRHPEHDFIMP
- a CDS encoding glycoside hydrolase family 15 protein, with protein sequence MPRDIPVGNGSFLIAFDADYTIRDLYYPRVGKENQTLGYPSRFGVWTQEGFSWVNARDWRIALGYLNETLVTDVRASHERLGLQLVCNDAVDFEKNIYVRKVLVRNLRKYERGVRLFFHQDLSVMENEIGDTVFYDAKQNCLVHYKGPRYFLINCSAGDVWGVREYATGIKRLRGAEGTWRDAEDGILGGNPIAQGSVDSTIGIPLEIPPHGEAVVYYWIAAGRNYGEVDALNDILVHDKPQKIIDRTASYWRHWVNKEEFNFGNLPADVVGLFKRSLLVLMTQIDSGGAIIAANDSDIKQFAKDTYSYMWPRDGAMVSYALMKAGYTTTCGNFFNFCANTITPYNFCASVMVEDGFLLHKYNPDGSFGSSWHPWVKGDEIHVPIQEDETALILWAIWRYYDLYRRMDEIRPLYHSFVEKAADFLVSYRDEETGLPLPSYDLWEERRGILSFTAATVYGGLIAAANLSDIFYHTEKASLYRETAAKIKEAIDQYLYSEKHQRFLRMIYPKEGGPLIIKDENYEQDATIDASLYGMFAFGVYDPFDIKIQNTMKAIESALWVRTRIGGIARYENDGYQRIGNDGAIPGNPWIVCTMWLAQYYVSIAKSVEDLERVVNYLRWTVSRALPSGVLAEQINPYTGEPLSVSPLTWSHATVVQTVMDYLEKLQELHTCERCGRSIFHYDRAGRQLLKKHLPAHADAISDQEPIKYLDEAHFKKDGENITVNIDQGRCVGCGICVANANGVIDVVDDKAKIIAGKAADWDIKPGFEKCCPLEAITVKTA